A genomic segment from bacterium encodes:
- a CDS encoding RNA polymerase subunit sigma encodes MKYHEIAGVLGVPLNTVRVYLHRGRARLRQQLKEVYGHAETV; translated from the coding sequence ATGAAATACCACGAGATCGCCGGCGTGCTCGGCGTACCGCTCAACACCGTGCGGGTCTATCTCCACCGCGGCCGGGCCCGGTTGCGGCAACAGCTGAAAGAGGTCTACGGACATGCCGAGACGGT